The following coding sequences lie in one Helicoverpa armigera isolate CAAS_96S chromosome 8, ASM3070526v1, whole genome shotgun sequence genomic window:
- the LOC110379719 gene encoding putative inorganic phosphate cotransporter, with translation MVDSETQDVSSQKSESKLGMRHLMALIMFLATTVSYATRVSMSVGIVAMTSNNSYGYPVFDWPRSIQDTILSSFFWGYIVLQIPAGYLAGRFGGKYLMLVSMATTGVVNLLLPIAAIKGDYMAVCACRIVMGVAQGLLYPSLHGVLGHWVPVSERSRLGTFVYAGAQLGTIIELMTSGALSASRFGWPSVFYVAGITCIVWSIVWLIVGDSTPASSRWISKKERKYIEMNSGSNELGHGKMPTPWLSILTSLPFWAILLAHSGQNLGFWTLLTELPSYMNHVLNVDIKQNGQLSALPYIAMWLLSFFFSWLADFLVNRNIIRLVTSRRIFNTIAQWGPAVALLGLSYLPAGNLSLAVIILTVTVGLNGAHYVGFMLSHIDLSPNHASTMMGFTNGIGAIFSILAPLTVSFVVEDETSADDWRKVFFISVAFYFLANLFYLLFISADVQEWNDPKPSKPIEDGEKKVEDKNAEKNPEKNTNNVGEHKF, from the exons AGAGTAAGCTGGGCATGCGTCACCTGATGGCGCTGATCATGTTCCTGGCGACGACGGTGTCGTACGCGACGCGCGTGTCCATGAGTGTTGGCATCGTCGCCATGACGTCCAACAACAGCTACGGGTACCCG GTGTTCGACTGGCCCCGCAGTATCCAGGACACGATCCTGTCGTCATTCTTCTGGGGCTACATAGTGCTGCAGATCCCGGCGGGGTACCTCGCCGGACGGTTCGGCGGCAAGTACCTCATGCTCGTCTCCATGGCAACCACCGGGGTCGTCAACTTGCTGCTGCCTATCGCTGCTATCAAG GGTGACTACATGGCGGTGTGCGCGTGCCGCATCGTGATGGGCGTGGCGCAGGGGCTGCTGTATCCCAGTCTGCACGGCGTGCTCGGCCACTGGGTGCCCGTGTCCGAACGCAGCCGGCTCGGCACCTTCGTCTATGCTG GCGCTCAACTCGGTACCATCATCGAGCTGATGACGTCAGGCGCGTTGTCAGCCAGTCGCTTCGGCTGGCCCTCCGTCTTCTACGTAGCTGGCATCACCTGCATCGTGTGGTCCATCGTGTGGCTCATAGTGGGAGACTCCACGCCCGCTTCCAGTCGGTGGATCTCCAAGAAAGAGAGGAAGTACATCGAAATGAATTCTGGCTCTAATGAACTAGGACATGgt AAAATGCCTACACCCTGGCTGAGTATCCTAACATCGCTTCCATTCTGGGCCATTTTGCTGGCGCACAGTGGACAGAACTTAGGATTCTGGACACTCCTCACTGAACTACCTTCCTACATGAACCACGTTCTAAATGTGGATATCAAACAG AACGGCCAGTTATCTGCTCTGCCGTACATTGCTATGTGGCTCCTGAGTTTCTTCTTCAGCTGGTTGGCAGACTTCCTCGTCAACAGAAACATTATCCGACTAGTCACATCCAGGAGAATATTCAATACTATAG CGCAATGGGGTCCTGCGGTGGCTCTGCTTGGGCTGTCGTACCTGCCTGCTGGCAACCTGTCTCTGGCTGTGATCATCCTCACCGTCACTGTCGGCCTCAACGGCGCTCACTACGTCGGGTTCATG TTGTCCCACATTGACCTGTCTCCGAACCACGCGAGTACAATGATGGGCTTCACCAACGGCATCGGAGCCATCTTCTCGATCCTCGCACCTCTTACCGTCTCCTTCGTCGTTGAAGACGAG ACGAGTGCTGATGACTGGCGGAAAGTGTTCTTCATCTCGGTGGCCTTCTACTTCTTAGCGAACCTGTTCTACCTTCTGTTCATATCTGCTGACGTGCAGGAGTGGAACGATCCTAAACCATCCAAACCTATTG AAGATGGAGAAAAGAAAGTAGAAGACAAGAATGCTGAGAAGAACCCTGAGAAGAACACGAATAATGTCGGAGAACACAAGTTTTGA